A single region of the Accipiter gentilis chromosome 6, bAccGen1.1, whole genome shotgun sequence genome encodes:
- the LRRC3 gene encoding leucine-rich repeat-containing protein 3 has translation MGEALQDRRGAALLPRSCCSLRGITSSHAELARCKMTLTPTPAASVAQAFFCLLLCVPWGSSCPPSCQCTERAGAKAVLCSSRHLEEIPKDIPKDAVFLKLDANSITRIPSNAFRHLSHLEELDLSRNAIEKIDRAAFKGVAAGLRTLDLSSNRIRSIPKEALLALNAKLRLANNPWHCECALQEVLWEARLDPDSVQDITCHTAPREEYVGKPLLQVLDAGVNFCSVRQRTTDVAMFITMFGWFAMVIVYVICYVRHNREDTCKHVDYLKSLPSTQGHAETTSTAL, from the coding sequence ATGGGAGAGGCTTTGCAGGATCGCAGAGGAGCCGCcctgctgcccaggagctgctgcagcctccGGGGAATCACCAGCAGCCACGCCGAGCTGGCTAGGTGCAAGATGACGCTCACACCCACGCCGGCAGCCAGCGTCGCCCAAGCTTTCTTTTGTCTCTTGCTGTGCGTCCcctggggcagctcctgccccccAAGCTGCCAATGCACAGAGCGAGCAGGGGCAAAGGCCGTCCTCTGCAGCTCTCGGCACTTGGAGGAGATCCCCAAGGACATCCCCAAAGACGCAGTGTTCCTCAAGCTAGACGCCAACAGCATCACCAGGATCCCTAGCAATGCCTTCAGGCACCTCTCCCACCTGGAGGAACTCGATCTCTCCAGGAACGCCATTGAGAAGATCGACAGGGCGGCTTTCAAAGGGGTGGCTGCTGGGCTGCGTACCCTCGACCTCTCCAGCAACCGCATCCGCAGCATTCCCAAGGAGGCCTTGCTGGCACTTAATGCGAAGCTCCGGCTGGCCAACAACCCCTGGCACTGCGAGTGTGCCTTGCAGGAGGTGCTGTGGGAGGCACGGCTGGACCCTGACTCCGTCCAGGACATCACCTGCCACACGGCCCCACGCGAGGAGTATGTGGGCAAACCGCTGCTCCAGGTTCTGGATGCCGGCGTCAACTTCTGCAGTGTGCGTCAGAGGACCACGGATGTGGCCATGTTCATCACCATGTTCGGCTGGTTCGCCATGGTCATCGTCTATGTGATCTGCTATGTCCGGCACAATCGAGAGGACACCTGCAAGCATGTGGATTACCTCAAGTCACTGCCGAGCACCCAGGGCCACGCAGAGACCACCAGCACTGCCCTGTAG